The Capsicum annuum cultivar UCD-10X-F1 unplaced genomic scaffold, UCD10Xv1.1 ctg79506, whole genome shotgun sequence genomic interval atttttttgtttggttatcTTTCTCTAATATTTGTTGGTTAAAATTTGagatttgatttattatttgcaGTTGGCTTTGCGCATATTTTTCTCTTGTATACCAACCAGTACTACCATTGAAATGTTGTGCACAAAAATTGTTTGTTAATGTTCAAATTGACGAGAGAAATATTTCTAACTTTCtttaaatataaatcattattattgttattcctattttaccctcatgaaaaaattaagaaaaggatgattttattgttttatagGAAAATAAAGAGATTGGGcgtaaatcattaaaaaaaatttgaatagaGTGCAAGTTACAAAAGAAAGCACACATTAGAGTGCAAAATGCAACTGACTCGTTACATAGAAGTATATGATATGTTATAAACGTGACATTAAGAATGAAGATCAGGGTGAAGATGACAgacataaaattaaagaatttgaGTTCATGAAGAAGGTGGAATATAATGTTGCAgaccaataaaaaaattatatttgagtAGTGAATATTCACattgatatattttgtaacaATTTTCGTTGAATGTTAatagattatgtgtttcattaaatttttactataaaaaattcaacaaaaggaaattattttgcatattttgtaATATGTATTGCTCATTAAAATCTCACTAAGAAAATTTAGTGGAAAAAAAACATAGTAGACATAAAAGAATGTAAATATGTGTAAAATCTTACACATAGTTGCACTACAATGAAGAGTACACATATTTTGACCGAAGAGGTATTCTGTGGAGTGATTAGTTAAGACATATATTATTTAGATAAAGAGAGTTTGAAAGTtgcaaaatagataaaatatttattggtAGCTAAGTGTTTTCTCGTCTTCGTGCGAAATAGGTTTCGTGATTATACTTTGATTTTCTCCATAGTACTTCTTCCGTTTCTTTTTAGTTGAcgctctttctaaaaatatttgtttcaatttatttgcctcttttgatgaaatcaagagtattttattatattctttcaatattaccgtcaatattaaatgactaaataaagtatatttacttaaatttatattttcaaagcataattaataaaactaatttaataaaaaaacctAATAAATACTTTTTTACGGGAAATATTAAGTAAAAAAGaatcaactattttaaaacggagggagtattataacTATTTTTCTAGTTTGGCATTCTTCGATTGTGACTTTTACTTTTAATACTTTGACCATGCATTATCTTGCTTTCGTTATTGTTCTTTCTCTCACTTGTTATGTGGCATTCTCGATTTCATATTGATATGTTGTCCTCGTTGCTttcacatctatattttttttcttcaaaatgtttggcgggcctttttttttttttttttttttttttttttagtttgaggcctattaaaaataatttttttgttcaacaaagataaaaaaaaaaaagttaggtgatTTTTCACTAGTAATTATTATTGGTGAAAGGTGATAGACATTCTATAAATATAATCAATGTGTGTGAAagttaatacaaaaaatatagttaaaataatttttttttttgtctctaaTGATAGAATAAAATTTATATTCTACCCTCTTAACCTTTCCACCCTGATGGATAAAGTTAACTATTCcttccgtttcatattagttgatcgTTATTGACTTGctacacccattaagaaaatcataattaagaagttattttatcaaattagtcttatgaattatattttgaaaatataaatttgagtgaatacactttgtttagttatttaatatcTCATCAAAcagacaactaaattgaaataaatatttttaaaaagatgacCAACTTAAATGAAATGAAGGAAGTAATAATTATTGAAGATGTGAGGTGTCAGATATTTCGTAATCATAattacaattataaaaaaaaaaactactagtACTTTTTTGCCTCTacgaaataaaattaaatttatattttacccttctacCCCACACCCCCATCCTAACCCACAACAATTAGAGACCCAACCAATTTGACTTTCTACCCCACTTCCAAAACAAGCAAATCACAATTAATGTTAAACTTACCTTTTCCCTTCACAACAATAAATGTTCCTTAACCATCTCAAACTCCTGATTAAATCCCAAAGCCTATAAAAACCCCAAACACgcacacaaaaaaaaacaaacgAGATAAAATCTCCTTCTGCCTTTCCCCAAATTCCCCAATTTCCCTTCAATTCAATTAGGGTTCCATTCCTTTCCAATTTCCTCCCTAAATTCTATGAAATGATTCAAAATCCCAGTGATTCTTCTTCCTCAAAATCTGTAAACGAAACTATAAATGGGTCACACCATTTTACTATACGTGGTTACTCATTAGCCAAAGGAATGGGCCCTGGAAAATACATATCTAGTGACATTTTCAATGTTGGTGGTTACGATTGGGCAATTTATTTTTATCCAGATGGAAAGAATATTGAGGATTCATCCACGTATGTGTCGGTTTTTATAGCGTTGGCTAGTGAAGGAACGGATGTTAGAGCGCTTTTTGAACTGACGTTGTTGGATCAGAGTGGGAAGGTTAAGCATAAAGTTCATAGTCATTTTGATCGCGCATTGGAAAGTGGACCTTATACGTTGAAATATCGAGGGAGCATGTGgtatgtttgtgattttttgtgtttttttggttacttttggaAATATTCTTGTGTTTGTATTGGGGTTTAGTTGTGCGTGCaattagggttttgaattgtatTTGATGCCAAGCTTGGATAGATAATTGTATGTGCAATTAGGACTTTTTAGTGAATTTGATCATTTTGTTGTAGCTTTGTTGGATGGAGTTACCTGATATCTGCTGTTGGTGGGAGGTGTTAGG includes:
- the LOC124895061 gene encoding BTB/POZ and MATH domain-containing protein 3-like, translating into MIQNPSDSSSSKSVNETINGSHHFTIRGYSLAKGMGPGKYISSDIFNVGGYDWAIYFYPDGKNIEDSSTYVSVFIALASEGTDVRALFELTLLDQSGKVKHKVHSHFDRALESGPYTLKYRGSM